A single genomic interval of Rhododendron vialii isolate Sample 1 chromosome 3a, ASM3025357v1 harbors:
- the LOC131321060 gene encoding uncharacterized protein LOC131321060: protein MAPATRKQGDRPAEPQNEGLESQTDVAHPEQRVPENSQGNGLSAPTNIQGLSRQLAQVLSNPEDEAAQELITLLRRVITPPSVIDVDAHGVVHEQLQTGDLPRQSPQQVYTNPAFDSNMNVHSRPFVEATALRSTIKPTSFYQSVPSIYEVGNSSGNGQNHGLNSSQSPQAGFTGVHVMNNGQHIYNAAQTLPNHGSYTYHTMPVGPNNGNSGQYVHNVPNIGNGNGQNGPLAQPYVPNVLRAPDPMNINRAQILEVIQDVYGPGLRRVEKPMFRKPYPHWVDNVPLPRGYKLPELSLFSGTENQSTIEHVGRFCLQLGELGSDDVFKLKLFPHSLTKTAFTWFISLPANSIHTWQDMEEQFHAQYFRHEPEVSIADLAKLKQKPNETAEQFLTRFKRLRNQCHCNVPETEIVRIAQDGLEFNFKKQFNGSNFKDLFELSMRASQFEAILQEEELLRNTSLGTYYQDVEGDIEIDVAQVIGKTPIICDTLVKTEKPMNMPSSQPNRRGGQANYRQYSFDLAQADQIFDELLKQKFVTLSPGHIIPSDKDRKGKEYCKWHNSFRHNTNNCVTFRNCVQDLIQKGLLQYAKGDKDPMGIESNPFPKIEVNMVTAGLAKRLGSNVTKQKQGEEDHMQTEEESAKSHTSRFPNDYLCIRCGHEVQYGEAIIAEKDQRSAFSKSGLRFNTMGGNDLQIYVGAKLIYEGIDPGLFNRIESEHCYGPDDGPFLFRGHPVVPARPGVPSCQDLEAAGYQFPNQRRYPSQRGVGFRRDTGPRGRGPYGRGWHQPRMVMPPNNDHEEWSTLSHPKFPAEGWYTKVSSSQKRRLQRKFAARAYGDPWDHVFEPRERLEPSKVPNMVWTRDQGETSGPKQIIQKHGGQESSATDPPQSTAQLKGKKELKQSLKKKMEEFQKLMEADDDDDLFDEGSEQEDLIKDASPSPQRSATFGESLAAIQFGP from the exons atggcaccaGCGACAAGGAAACAAGGCGACCGACCTGCAGAGCCTCAGAATGAAGGCCTAGAAAGCCAAACTGACGTGGCGCATCCTGAACAAAGGGTGCCAGAAAATAGCCAAGGAAATGGCTTGAGCGCACCAACAAATATACAGGGCCTTTCCAGGCAGTTGGCACAAGTTTTGTCTAACCCAGAAGACGAAGCGGCACAGGAATTGATTACCCTATTGAGAAGGGTAATTACGCCCCCATCTGTCATAGATGTGGATGCACATGGTGTAGTACATGAGCAACTGCAAACTGGAGATCTGCCTAGACAGTCACCTCAACAGGTATATACAAATCCAGCATTCGATTCAAATATGAATGTGCACAGTCGACCGTTTGTTGAAGCAACTGCTCTACGGTCCACAATCAAGCCAACTAGTTTTTACCAGAGTGTcccatctatatatgaagttggTAACAGTAGTGGAAATGGTCAGAATCATGGTTTAAATTCTAGTCAAAGTCCTCAGGCTGGTTTCACAGGAGTCCATGTCATGAATAATGGTCAACACATATACAATGCCGCACAAACTCTGCCAAATCATGGCAGTTATACTTATCATACTATGCCAGTAGGACCGAATAATGGAAATAGTGGTCAGTACGTTCACAATGTGCCAAACATTGGCAATGGGAACGGTCAGAATGGCCCTCTTGCACAACCTTATGTACCAAATGTCCTTAGAGCCCCAGATCCCATGAATATTAATAGAGCACAAATATTAGAAGTCATCCAAGATGTGTACGGACCAGGGCTACGCAGGGTGGAAAAACCCATGTTTAGAAAGCcttacccacattgggttgacaatGTTCCTTTGCCAAGAGGGTATAAATTGCCTGAGCTTTCACTTTTTAGTGGTACAGAAAATCAGTCGACAATTGAACATGTAGGACGGTTTTGTCTACAGTTAGGAGAACTTGGCTCTGATGatgtttttaagttaaaattatTCCCACATTCATTAACTAAAACAGCATTCACATGGTTCATAAGCCTGCCTGCAAATTCTATCCATacgtggcaagatatggaagaacaatttcatgctcaatatTTTAGACATGAACCAGAGGTCTCAATTGCCGACTTGGCTAAGTTAAAGCAGAAGCCAAATGAAACGGCAGAACAGTTTTTAACTAGAtttaagagattaagaaaccaATGTCATTGTAATGTGCCAGAGACCGAGATAGTTCGAATAGCTCAAGATGGTCTcgagtttaattttaaaaagcagttcaatggatctaatttcaaagatCTGTTTGAGCTCTCCATGAGGGCATCTCAGTTTGAAGCTATTTTACAAGAAGAAGAGCTTTTGAGGAACACGTCTCTAggaacatattaccaagatgtggaaggtgatattgagattgatgtAGCGCAAGTCATTGGAAAGACCCCTATAATTTGTGACACTTTGGTTAAAacagaaaaaccaatgaatatgccttcatctcaacccaataggcgtggggggcaagcaaattatagacaataTTCGTTTGATTTGGCACaagctgaccaaatatttgatgaattgttgaaacaaaaatttgttactttgagtcctgggcatattattccttctgataaggatagaaaaggaaaagaatattgtaaatggcacaattcatttaggcataatactaacaacTGTGTTACATTCCGAAATTGTGTGCAGGACTTGATCCAGAAGGGACTGTTGCAGTATGCTAAAGGCGACAAGGATCCCATGGGAATTGAATCCAATCCTTTTCCCaagattgaagtgaacatggtgacGGCCGGCCTAGCCAAAAGGCTAGGTTCCAATGTGACGAAACAAAAGCAGGGGGAGGAGGATCACATGCAGACTGaagaagagtcagcaaagtctcaTACCTCTAGATTCCCAAACGACTACCTCTGCATTAGGTGTGGGCATGAAGTCCAGTATGGGGAAGCAATTATAGCAGAAAAAGATCAGAGaagtgcattctccaagtccGGACTGAGGTTCAACACAATGGGAGGAAATGACCTTCAAATTTATGTGGGAGCCAAACTGATTTATGAAGGTATAGATCCGGGGCTCTTTAACAGAATAGAGTCAGAGCATTGCTATGggccagatgatggaccattttTATTCAGGGGACATCCAGTCGTGCCTGCAAGGCCTGGGGTGCCTTCTTGCCAAGATCTTGAGGCGGCGGGGTACCAATTTCCTAATCAGAGGAGATACCCTAGTCAaaggggtgttggtttcagaagAGATACTGGACCACGAGGTAGAGGACCTTATGGACGTGGATGGCACCAACCTAGGATGGTAATGCCACCCAATAATGATCACGAGGAATGGAGCACGCTTAGCCATCCAAAGTTCCCAGCAGAGGGTTGGTACACTAAGGTATCCAGTTCACAGAAAAGAAGGCTTCAAAGGAAGTTTGCAGCCAGGGCTTATGGTGACCCATGGGACCATGTGTTCGAaccaagagagagattggaaccATCAAAGGTTCCAAACATGGTATGGACCCGGGATCAAGGAGAAACTAGTGGCCCAAAGCAGATAATTCAAAAGCATGGGGGGCAAGAGAGTAGTGCTACAGATCCTCCCCAGTCGACTGCCCAACTGAAGGgtaaaaaagaattgaagcagagcttaaagaagaaaatggaggaattcCAGAAGCTCATGGAggcagatgatgatgatgatctctttgacgaAGGGTCAGAACAGGAAGACCTGATCAAAGATGCGTCACCGTCTCCACAGAGATCTGCAACATTTGGAGAAAGCCTGgccgcaatccaattcgg gccttga
- the LOC131318623 gene encoding uncharacterized protein LOC131318623, translating to MWLRSIKLELGPTIDPDIERERERERERAKEREMADLFHRQAKNYAESRPSYPEELFEFIASKTPNHDLVWDAGTGSGQAAKSLAKLYKNVVGTDTSQEQLDFAPKLPNVRYQCTPPSIPMSELESSVAPSGTVDLVTIAAALHWFDLPTFYQQVKQVLKKPHGVIAAWTYTIPEANKKFPLANEKFDALFRQFYADSQPYWNPARKLTDDKYRGIDFPFEPVGDGANHTGPFEFTTDWVMDLESFLTFIRSWSAYQTAKEKGVELLRDDVVESFKSAWSEDGVDQRVVKTPIYLRIGKVGNLE from the exons ATGTGGTTGCGTTCTATAAAATTGGAATTGGGACCAACCATTGATCcagatattgagagagagagagagagagagagagagagggctaaagagagagagatggcggATTTGTTCCACAGGCAGGCAAAGAATTACGCAGAGTCTCGGCCGAGTTACCCAGAAGAGCTGTTTGAATTCATTGCCTCAAAGACTCCAAATCACGACCTTGTTTGGGATGCCGGCACCGGCAGTGGCCAAGCCGCTAAATCT CTAGCAAAGTTGTACAAGAATGTGGTAGGCACAGACACAAGCCAGGAGCAACTTGACTTCGCACCCAAGCTCCCCAACGTGCGATACCAATGCACCCCTCCAAGCATACCTATGTCCGAGCTCGAATCCAGTGTGGCACCCTCGGGAACGGTCGATCTTGTCACCATAGCCGCAGCCCTCCACTGGTTTGACCTCCCCACCTTCTACCAGCAAGTCAAACAGGTTCTCAAAAAACCCCATGGCGTCATCGCTGCCTGGACCTACACCATCCCTGAGGCCAACAAAAAATTTCCCTTGGCCAATGAGAAATTCGACGCTCTTTTCCGACAGTTTTACGCTGACTCCCAGCCTTACTGGAACCCTGCCCGTAAGTTAACGGACGACAAGTACAGAGGGATTGATTTCCCGTTCGAGCCGGTAGGTGATGGGGCCAACCACACGGGGCCATTTGAGTTCACGACGGATTGGGTGATGGATTTGGAGAGCTTTCTCACGTTCATAAGGTCGTGGTCGGCTTATCAGACGGCAAAGGAGAAAGGAGTTGAGCTATTGAGAGATGACGTGGTTGAGAGTTTCAAGAGTGCTTGGAGTGAAGATGGTGTTGATCAAAGGGTTGTGAAGACCCCTATTTATCTGAGAATTGGGAAAGTTGGAAACTTGGAGTAA
- the LOC131318627 gene encoding uncharacterized protein LOC131318627 → MADLFHKQAKNYAETRPSYPEELFDFIASKTPNHDLVWDVGTGSGQAAKSLAKLYKNVVGTDTSQEQLDYAPKLPNVRYQCTPPNIPLSEVEFSVSPPGTVDLVTVAQALHWFDLPTFYQQVKLVLKKPHGIIAAWCYTVPEAKDNIPVVNDKFDAVFRQFYADSQPYWDLARKLVDGKYKGIDFPFEPVGDGANHTGPFEFTTERVMDLEGFLTYIRSWSAYQTAKDKGVELLSDDVVESFKRAWGEDGVDQKVVKAPVYLRIGKVGNSE, encoded by the exons atggcggATTTGTTCCACAAGCAGGCAAAGAATTACGCGGAGACTCGGCCGAGTTACCCAGAAGAGCTGTTTGATTTCATTGCCTCAAAGACTCCAAATCACGACCTCGTTTGGGATGTCGGCACCGGCAGTGGCCAAGCCGCCAAATCT CTAGCAAAGCTGTACAAGAATGTGGTAGGCACAGACACCAGCCAGGAGCAACTCGACTACGCACCCAAGCTCCCCAACGTGCGATACCAATGCACCCCTCCAAACATCCCCCTGTCCGAGGTTGAATTCAGCGTGTCACCCCCGGGAACCGTTGATCTTGTCACCGTAGCCCAAGCCCTCCACTGGTTTGACCTACCCACCTTCTACCAGCAAGTCAAATTGGTACTCAAAAAACCCCACGGCATCATTGCTGCCTGGTGCTACACCGTCCCTGAGGCCAAAGACAACATTCCGGTGGTCAATGACAAATTTGACGCTGTCTTCCGACAGTTTTATGCCGACTCCCAGCCTTACTGGGACCTAGCGCGTAAGCTAGTGGACGGCAAGTACAAGGGGATCGATTTCCCGTTTGAGCCTGTGGGTGATGGAGCTAACCACACTGGTCCGTTTGAGTTCACGACGGAAAGGGTGATGGATTTGGAGGGCTTTCTCACGTACATAAGGTCGTGGTCAGCTTATCAGACGGCGAAGGACAAGGGAGTTGAGCTATTGAGTGATGATGTGGTTGAGAGTTTCAAGAGAGCTTGGGGTGAAGATGGTGTTGATCAAAAGGTTGTCAAGGCCCCTGTTTATCTGAGGATTGGGAAAGTTGGAAATTCGGAGTAA
- the LOC131318624 gene encoding AUGMIN subunit 1-like: MGDLIRGADPSATEKSGFDASRISEVKAWLSTQFDSVGKDVPEFEYTPRSIAHLHSLATISQAKTQAAAIVASDFRQKAVEYRSQAARIREILENVGLAQDSLSSNVVGSAQVLANVANLLNIRDTELSSFLVAMGDISLRKTGVEEKRAKVQKESKILLDYTRKAIARLTYLKRTLAQLEDDVAPCEAQMENWKTNLAIMVSKERQYLQQYSNYKAILNRVGYTPDISHGVLVEMAEHRKELEKKTKPILDTLRSYQDLPPDKALAALAIEDKKRQFAAAEKYLEDVLQSALDVTE, from the exons ATGGGTGACCTAATCCGCGGAGCCGATCCCTCTGCAACTGAAAAGAGTGGGTTTGATGCTAGTCGGATTTCAGAAGTAAAAGCATGGCTTTCTACTCAATTTGATTCGGTTGGAAAAGATGTCCCCGAATTCGAGTACACTCCGCGGAGCATTGCTCATCTTCACAGTCTTGCAACCATCTCCCAAGCCAAAACTCAAGCTGCTGCAATTGTTGCCAGTGATTTCCGGCAAAAGGCGGTTGAATATCGTTCCCAAG CTGCAAGGATAAGGGAGATATTGGAGAATGTAGGATTGGCACAAGACAGTTTGTCATCCAATGTGGTTGGATCGGCTCAAGTTCTTGCAAATGTGGCTAATTTGTTGAACATAAGGGATACTGAACTTAGTAG TTTCCTTGTTGCAATGGGCGATATTTCGTTGAGGAAAACAGGAGTAGAGGAGAAGAGGGCTAAAGTACAGAAAGAGTCCAAAATTCTTCTTGATTATACCCGAAAGGCAATAGCAAGGCTTACTTATTTGAAAAG GACCCTTGCACAACTTGAAGATGATGTAGCTCCTTGTGAGGCTCAAATGGAGAATTGGAAGACAAACTTGGCAATAATGGTTTCAAAAGAGCGACAATACCTGCAACAATATTCCAACTATAAG GCAATACTGAATCGCGTGGGCTACACCCCAGATATTAGCCATGGCGTGCTGGTTGAAATGGCAGAGCATAGGAAGGAACTGGAGAAGAAAACAAAGCCAATCCTCGATACTTTGAGAAGCTACCAAGACTTACCTCCT GATAAAGCTTTGGCTGCACTTGCAATTGAGGACAAGAAGAGGCAGTTTGCTGCTGCTGAGAAGTACCTTGAAGATGTATTGCAGTCAGCTCTAGACGTTACCGAGTGA